In Silene latifolia isolate original U9 population chromosome 3, ASM4854445v1, whole genome shotgun sequence, a single window of DNA contains:
- the LOC141646149 gene encoding UDP-glucose 4-epimerase GEPI42-like isoform X1 codes for MRATINSIASLSSHESGEIGEDPKGIPNNLMTYIEQVALGRLSERNVYGTDYNTKDGTAVRDYIHVMDLADGHVAALRKLFTTEDISCTAINLGTGYGASVLDMVKAFEKAYNKTIPIKNCPRRPGDAEKVFAST; via the exons ATGAGGGCCACCATTAACTCGATCGCGTCACTATCCAGTCACGAGAGTGGGGAAATCGGTGAAGATCCCAAAGGTATTCCAAACAACCTTATGACGTACATTGAACAAGTTGCTCTCGGGAGACTATCTGAGCGTAATGTCTATGGCACGGACTATAACACAAAGGATGGTACCGCG GTTCGAGACTATATCCATGTCATGGACTTAGCAGATGGGCATGTAGCCGCACTTAGGAAATTGTTCACAACAGAGGATATAA GCTGCACTGCTATAAATTTGGGAACGGGTTATGGTGCTTCAGTACTTGACATGGTCAAGGCATTTGAGAAGGCATATAATAAG ACAATCCCTATTAAAAACTGTCCAAGGAGACCGGGAGATGCTGAAAAGGTTTTTGCTTCAACATAG
- the LOC141646149 gene encoding UDP-glucose 4-epimerase GEPI42-like isoform X2: MTYIEQVALGRLSERNVYGTDYNTKDGTAVRDYIHVMDLADGHVAALRKLFTTEDISCTAINLGTGYGASVLDMVKAFEKAYNKTIPIKNCPRRPGDAEKVFAST; encoded by the exons ATGACGTACATTGAACAAGTTGCTCTCGGGAGACTATCTGAGCGTAATGTCTATGGCACGGACTATAACACAAAGGATGGTACCGCG GTTCGAGACTATATCCATGTCATGGACTTAGCAGATGGGCATGTAGCCGCACTTAGGAAATTGTTCACAACAGAGGATATAA GCTGCACTGCTATAAATTTGGGAACGGGTTATGGTGCTTCAGTACTTGACATGGTCAAGGCATTTGAGAAGGCATATAATAAG ACAATCCCTATTAAAAACTGTCCAAGGAGACCGGGAGATGCTGAAAAGGTTTTTGCTTCAACATAG